Part of the Shewanella eurypsychrophilus genome is shown below.
AACGTCCTGTCAGTTCCTTGTATCAACCTAAATAAAATAAGTCGTTACTTTCCTTAACTCTCAGCAAATCCATTTACCGAGCTAACTCATCCATAAGTGTGTCCATAAGTTCATCCTTGTGTATCCTTTCAGTTCCCTTTACTCGATAATCCATTAACCGAGCTGACTCATTCCATGAGCGTGTCCCTGAGTACATCCTTGTGTATCCTTTCAGTTCCCTTTACTCGATAATCCATTAACCGAGCTAACTCATTCCATGAGCGTGTCCCTGATTTCATCCTTGTGTATCCTTTCAGTTCCCTTTACTCGATAATCCATTAACCGAGCTAACTCATTCCATGAGCGGGTCCTATATCATCCCTGTAGTATCCATTCTGTACAATCCTTGTATACAGTCTTCCAGACTATAAACTTTCCATCCTGGATAATCTTGCTTCCATTACTAATAAGTCACCCTCAATCCTAGAGAGTCTCATCCTTGATTGAATCCATTCAGTGCTGTTCCTTCAGTCACTATCGATCTTCCTGATCTCGGTATCCATTCCCTTCATGCATTTCCTTGTACGAGTTAAATTCTAGAGGAAAAGAAAGATATTTTTGTCTAAATACTAAACATTAACATTGGTGGTAAATATTCGTCACAAACAAGGAGTCAGTAAGACGTTGTATTTTATTATAAAAACCAATCAAGTGAGGTTATACCATCACTAAATAATCCCCATATCTTACAACGATGTGAGAGATCTCTTACACGCTCACAAGCAATAACAGATATAGACAGCTATCCGTAGTTAGTTTGGTTTCAAAACTAAACCTGACAAATCCTTCCTAGCCCGTTATATATGCCCGTAGGAAAGCCGAAACCAATAAATTAAGTGATCATACATTCAGTGGAATGGGTATTATTGCCTGAAAAACCGAGCCACTCTTTGGGCTAACATGACCCAATCAGCAAAAAAGCTGTAGATGGGATATTGAAAAGTAGCGGGTCGATTATTTTCAAAGAAAAAATGACCAACCCAAGCGAAGCCATAACCAACAATGGGCATTAAAATTAACAAGGGATAGTACTCAAAATAAATACTCAAAATCAGAAGAGTTAGTACAAAAATACTGCCAACATAATGTAAGTTACGGCAGGTTGTATTGCTATGTTGGCTTAAGTAGAAAGGATAAAACTCCTTAAAACTTTGATAACGCTCTGACTCTAAATCACTCATATTACTTCCTACACTTTAATGGCTTATTCACTGTCTCTGCCCCGGTAAAATAATAGTTCACCTTGAACTTTACCGATAAACAGGTTCTCTATAACGGCAAAACCATGTTGACTAAAAAGTTGAGCATGTTGATGTTCACTGGCAAAAACACCCACTCCATCCAGTTCTGGTTGCTCATCACACCAGCTCATAACTGCTTGGACTAGTTGTCCACCTAATCCTTTATTCTGTTCCACTGGCGATATTGCAATAAACTGTAATATGCCACAATGAGAGCTAGGCAGATGCTCTAACAAACATGTTTCCTTTTTGATTAAAGCTTGTGTGGATTGCCAACCAGTACTGATCAACATTTTTAAGCGCCAGTGCCAATAACGAGATTCGCCTAGAGGAAGTTGCTGAGTCACAATGCAAGCAACGCCAACCATACGTTGCTCTTCAAATAAACCGATTAAGGTTTGCTCTTGCTGCCATAGCTCGTTTAACTCTTCTCTTATTGCCCCCCTAAGCTTTTGTTCATACATTGCAAGATTGCCAAAATGCAATGATTCAATAAAAAATGGATCGTCGTGATAGGCGTTATAGAGAATGGAAGCGGCAACGCGAAGATCTTCTGCTGTTAGGTACACTGCTCGGTAATCTTCTAGAGTTTGATTATCTATTATCATTGTCGTCCCTTGATCCAGATCAATTGACAACCAATGTAGCAAGCTCTATAAAGCGTGTAAATATTAATCACCATTCATACTTTATGCATCAAATTCATAAAGATTGATCCATACTAGTAAATAGATTCGACGGTTACTCATCACAGCGACAGGAAATCAATATAATGGATACGACTCCTCAAGATCTTAGCCACTTATTCGAACAATTAGGATTAGATAATAGCGATGAAAATATTGAAAGGTTTATCACCAGCCACACGATTCCAGCAAATATATTGCTATGTCAGGCAGAGTTCTGGAATGAGTCGCAAAAAAGTTTTTTAAAAGAATCAATTGAAGAGGACGCCCAGTGGTCAGAACTGATTGACCATTTAGACGCCCAACTTAGATAGTGTTTAGCAAAAATTAAATATTTTTGTAAGCCATGCTTCCCCAGCCGACAAGTGCGTTATTACTGATGACCACTGGAGTACATTCATCTTTGGTGGTCTTACCATCGCCATTTGTACGCTGCGTTCGATAAAAAAGTACATGAACTTGTTTATCTTTCTCCATATAGGCCTCGTTAAAATCTGCAGTACCCATTAAGATTGCCACTTGATCTCTGCTCATGCCTAGGCTTAATTTTGATAAATTTGCACGGTTAACATTTTGCTTTGCTTCCCAGCCATCTTGACCATTCCAATCAGATTCTCCATCTCCAATATTGAGTACGCAACCAGATAAGCTTAAACTTGCGAGACTAATAAATGCTAAACCCATTAATTTTGTTTTCACTATGACTTCCTGTTTCTTTATTATGTTAAGCAACAAAGAAAGCAAAGAACAGGCCAACTACACATATAACAATTAGAACAAACACTTAACAATATTCACGTGTAAGCTAGTGAGCATATTTACTAAATAGATGAGATAATTAACCAACTATGAGTCCATTAGAACAAGTCTTGGCAGCGGCTAAACATTTAACAGAGTCAGGCAAAACACCCAGCCTTGCTTTGCTCAAAACAAAACTTGGCACCAGTATTTCTATGCCAATATTGATTCAAGGCTTACAACAGTTTAAATCTATGCCGAAATGCGATATCAAAGATATTCCTGAGCTTAAATTGACTGCTACGCTAACCAGTGACACGCCTTCAGAAATTCAACAACTAAAACAAGATATGCGCCAACTAAAGGCTGAGTACCAAGCCCTGCTGTCTCGTATGGATGAAATAGAAAAGAGTCATCCGGGAGCAAAGAAATAATGCATGTCGTCGAATTAAGATTCGAATGTTTTGACAACACCACAATTACCGCAGCAGAAAAAACCATTAATGGTTTACTCGAAGCATATAGAGCCAATGGGCAAATACTCGGACGTGAATTTGCAGTGGCTTTCAACGATGGCGAGTTCAAAGTTAGATTACTGATGCCAGAAAAGAGTAGCCTAGCGAAACGTTTTAATAGTCCATGGGTTCAACGTGCACTGTGTGAACTTACAGAGGCAAAGTTACTCGCCCCCAGAGAAAAATACATTGGCCAAGACATCAACTCTGAAGTCAGTAGTTCTGAAACGCCAAGCTGGCAGCTGGTCTATACCAGCTATGTGCACATGTGCTCACCAGTAAGAAATGGTGATACTTTACAGCCTATCCCTCTCTACCAACTTCCAGCAACATTTAATGGCGATCATAAACGTATTATTCGCTGGCAAACTGAATGGCAGGCATGCGACGAACTGCAGATGGCTGCGGCAACAAAAGCTGAATTTGCAGCATTAGAGGAACTAACCTCTCCTTCAAGTGATCTGTTTCGACGAGGCTGGGATATCAGAGGTCGTATTGAATACTTAACAAAAATTCCAACTTACTATTACCTCTACCGAGTAGGTGGGGATAATTTAGCATCTGAAAAGTCCCGAGCTTGCCCACGCTGTGGAAATAAAGAATGGCTCCTTGAAGAGCCATTGCTTGATATGTTCCATTTCCGTTGCGACAACTGCAGAATAGTGTCAAACATCTCATGGGATCATCTTTAGAATGAAGGTGCGAGTTCCTAGGACCTCGCGCATAATATCTTTTACTTGCCGCGCAGGTTGCGCCACATTAGCTTAATTCGATTCAACATTCCCGGATGGTCCAACTCAGGCATAGATTCTTCGATATGAAGTTCTGGAGGTGCCACTCGCGGGATCAGCTGGCTGATAAAATCATCTAAGCTGTCAGATAGCTTCTCTGATGGCTCTTCGCCTGGGATCTCAATCCAAACACTGCCATCACTGTTATCGACCGTGAGCATCTTATCGCCATCTCCTAAGACACCAATAAACCAAGTCGGTGATTGCTTCAGCTTTTTCTTCATCATCAGATGACCGATAATATTTTGCTGCAGATAATCAAAGTCAGTGAGGTTCCACGCCTGAAGTAACTCTCCTTCGCCCCAATGACTCTCAAACAACAGAGGCGCCGAAAAATTTGCGCCATAAAAGCCATGAATATCTGCTTGAAGTTCAAGCTCAAGCGCCGACTCAACGTTTTCAAAAGATCCTAAATCTTGACGTTTAACTGGCTTCCAATAAACGATAAGGTCATCATTATCTTCCGACTCAAGTTCTGCTGTAAAGTCGCCTTCGATACAGTCAGAGTTTTCACCTTTTGGGTAGTATCGAGGCGATTCCCCTAACTTATCTAAGTAAGCTTGGTGATAGGTATTCAAAAAATTATCTAATGCAGGCAGAGAAGACACTTAGCAGAGATCCAAAATTTAAGTATAATGTGTGTCTATTTTGACACGGAATATCTATCGATGACACAAGTTCATGATCCCTATACAGGTGCAGAGGCACTCGATGGCTTAACGCTTGGCAAAGCGACAGGCTATCAAGCCGAATATGATGCGTCTTTGCTACAAGGGGTTCCACGTAAACTCAATCGTGATGCCATTGAATTAACTGATGCCTTACCTTTTCACGGGACAGATATCTGGACTGGCTATGAGCTATCTTGGCTCAATGCTAAAGGCAAGCCTGTCGTAGCTATTGCAGAGTTTTATTTGAGTTTCGACAGTAAGAACTTGATTGAATCAAAGTCATTTAAGCTTTATTTGAACACGTTCAATCAAACAAAATTCGAGAATATAGAGCTGGTTCAGACGACGTTAGCAAAAGATCTCTCATCATGTGCTGAAGGTGAAGTTATAGTTAAGGTCCTGGAGCCTAAGCATTTTACCTCTCAACGTATCGTCGAGCTGCCTGGTACCTGTATTGATGATTTAGATATCGAAGTGGATGATTACAACTTTAATCCACAGTATCTAGAAAACAGTACGGATGAAAAAGCGACTGTGGCCGAAACACTTAACTCCAACTTGTTAAAGTCCAATTGTTTAATCACCTCTCAGCCTGATTGGGGCAGTGTGATGATCCGTTATCAAGGGCCTAAAATCGATAGAGAA
Proteins encoded:
- a CDS encoding Zn-ribbon-containing protein; amino-acid sequence: MHVVELRFECFDNTTITAAEKTINGLLEAYRANGQILGREFAVAFNDGEFKVRLLMPEKSSLAKRFNSPWVQRALCELTEAKLLAPREKYIGQDINSEVSSSETPSWQLVYTSYVHMCSPVRNGDTLQPIPLYQLPATFNGDHKRIIRWQTEWQACDELQMAAATKAEFAALEELTSPSSDLFRRGWDIRGRIEYLTKIPTYYYLYRVGGDNLASEKSRACPRCGNKEWLLEEPLLDMFHFRCDNCRIVSNISWDHL
- a CDS encoding DUF3192 domain-containing protein codes for the protein MGLAFISLASLSLSGCVLNIGDGESDWNGQDGWEAKQNVNRANLSKLSLGMSRDQVAILMGTADFNEAYMEKDKQVHVLFYRTQRTNGDGKTTKDECTPVVISNNALVGWGSMAYKNI
- the syd gene encoding SecY-interacting protein produces the protein MSSLPALDNFLNTYHQAYLDKLGESPRYYPKGENSDCIEGDFTAELESEDNDDLIVYWKPVKRQDLGSFENVESALELELQADIHGFYGANFSAPLLFESHWGEGELLQAWNLTDFDYLQQNIIGHLMMKKKLKQSPTWFIGVLGDGDKMLTVDNSDGSVWIEIPGEEPSEKLSDSLDDFISQLIPRVAPPELHIEESMPELDHPGMLNRIKLMWRNLRGK
- a CDS encoding DUF2789 domain-containing protein — its product is MDTTPQDLSHLFEQLGLDNSDENIERFITSHTIPANILLCQAEFWNESQKSFLKESIEEDAQWSELIDHLDAQLR
- a CDS encoding GNAT family N-acetyltransferase codes for the protein MDNQTLEDYRAVYLTAEDLRVAASILYNAYHDDPFFIESLHFGNLAMYEQKLRGAIREELNELWQQEQTLIGLFEEQRMVGVACIVTQQLPLGESRYWHWRLKMLISTGWQSTQALIKKETCLLEHLPSSHCGILQFIAISPVEQNKGLGGQLVQAVMSWCDEQPELDGVGVFASEHQHAQLFSQHGFAVIENLFIGKVQGELLFYRGRDSE
- the queF gene encoding NADPH-dependent 7-cyano-7-deazaguanine reductase QueF (Catalyzes the NADPH-dependent reduction of 7-cyano-7-deazaguanine (preQ0) to 7-aminomethyl-7-deazaguanine (preQ1) in queuosine biosynthesis), with product MTQVHDPYTGAEALDGLTLGKATGYQAEYDASLLQGVPRKLNRDAIELTDALPFHGTDIWTGYELSWLNAKGKPVVAIAEFYLSFDSKNLIESKSFKLYLNTFNQTKFENIELVQTTLAKDLSSCAEGEVIVKVLEPKHFTSQRIVELPGTCIDDLDIEVDDYNFNPQYLENSTDEKATVAETLNSNLLKSNCLITSQPDWGSVMIRYQGPKIDREKLLRYLISFRQHNEFHEQCIERIFVDLKRFCHCAKLTVYARYTRRGGLDINPYRSDFENPPESHRLARQ
- a CDS encoding DUF962 domain-containing protein, which codes for MSDLESERYQSFKEFYPFYLSQHSNTTCRNLHYVGSIFVLTLLILSIYFEYYPLLILMPIVGYGFAWVGHFFFENNRPATFQYPIYSFFADWVMLAQRVARFFRQ